A single Methanolobus sp. ZRKC5 DNA region contains:
- a CDS encoding formylglycine-generating enzyme family protein has translation MGHCETVGKTGRNSNRQKETEKTAKGYVKGSEYENGRRVYTNSIGMEFVLIPAGKFIMGSKQDETSRPVHEVTISKQFYIGKYPVTQEEWVSIMGSNPSYFKDHDDHPVEQVSWNDAQEFVKNLNAKEGTDKYRLPSEAEWEFACRAGTTSKYPFGDDESELEEYGWYLGNTTHPVGQKKPNPWGLYDMHGNVWEWCQDKWHSNYEGAPAENSAWEGDASFLRVDRGGCWSSLSRFCRSSRRSGYIPDDCYGFTGFRVLMEL, from the coding sequence ATGGGTCATTGTGAAACAGTAGGCAAAACTGGTAGAAATAGCAATAGACAAAAAGAAACTGAAAAGACTGCTAAGGGATATGTCAAAGGATCTGAATATGAAAATGGGCGCAGAGTTTACACAAACTCCATTGGGATGGAATTCGTGCTCATCCCTGCAGGTAAGTTCATAATGGGTTCGAAACAGGACGAAACCTCAAGACCGGTTCATGAAGTTACAATTTCAAAACAATTTTATATTGGAAAATATCCGGTAACACAAGAAGAATGGGTGTCAATAATGGGCAGTAATCCATCTTACTTTAAAGATCATGATGACCATCCGGTAGAACAGGTTTCATGGAATGATGCACAGGAGTTTGTTAAGAATCTGAACGCAAAAGAAGGTACTGATAAGTATCGCCTGCCATCTGAGGCCGAATGGGAGTTTGCCTGCAGGGCAGGTACGACAAGTAAATATCCTTTTGGAGACGATGAATCTGAACTGGAAGAGTATGGCTGGTATTTAGGAAACACGACCCATCCGGTAGGACAGAAGAAACCCAATCCCTGGGGATTGTATGACATGCATGGTAATGTTTGGGAATGGTGTCAGGACAAATGGCATTCAAATTATGAGGGTGCTCCTGCTGAGAATAGTGCCTGGGAAGGTGATGCCAGTTTCCTTCGTGTTGATCGGGGAGGTTGCTGGAGCAGTCTTTCCAGGTTCTGTAGGTCTTCACGTCGAAGTGGCTATATTCCCGACGACTGTTACGGGTTTACGGGATTCCGTGTTCTCATGGAACTGTAA